One Lutra lutra chromosome 18, mLutLut1.2, whole genome shotgun sequence genomic window carries:
- the LOC125090469 gene encoding general transcription factor II-I repeat domain-containing protein 2B isoform X7 — translation MAQVQMSALPMENEESSESRMVVTFLVSALESMCKELAKSKAEVACIAMYETDVFVVGTERGRAFVNARTDLQKDFAKYCIAQETQEAKPPGPANGMPMESGETEILRKAVEDYFRFCYGKALGTTAMVPVPYEKMLQDPGAVAVQGLPEGVAFQPPENYGLATLKWILENKAGISFIINRPFLGPASQLGGPVVATDAKRSVTSPSESCGPVSVKTEPMEDSGTTVKTAAVSVKKESEDPNYYHYNTQGRG, via the exons ATGGCCCAAGTGCAAATGTCTGCTCTGCCCATGGAAAACGAGGAGTCCTCGGAGAGCAGGATGGTAGTGACGTTCCTCGTGTCTGCTCTGGAGTCCATG TGTAAAGAACTGGCCAAGTCCAAGGCAGAAGTGGCCTGCATCGCCATGTATGAGACAGACGTGTTTGTCGTTGGAACCGAGAGAGGACGTGCTTTCGTCAACGCCAGGACCGATTTACAGAAGGATTTTGCAAAATACT GCATTGCCCAAGAAACTCAGGAGGCCAAGCCCCCGGGCCCCGCAAACGGGATGCCAATGGAGTCAGGAGAAACGGAAATACTCAGAAAAGCGGTTGAGGACTATTTCCGCTTTTGTTACG GGAAAGCCTTGGGGACGACAGCAATGGTACCTGTTCCGTATGAGAAGATGCTGCAAGACCCCGGGGCCGTGGCCGTGCAGGGCCTTCCAGAAGGAGTGGCCTTTCAACCCCCTGAGAACTATGGTCTCGCCACCCTGAAATGGATCTTGGAGAACAAAGCGGGGATTTCATTCATCATAAACAG ACCTTTCCTAGGTCCAGCGAGTCAGCTAG GTGGGCCTGTGGTGGCCACAGACGCTAAGAGGTCGGTGACATCGCCAAGTGAAAG CTGCGGCCCCGTCAGTGTGAAAACTGAGCCCATGGAAGATTCCG GCACCACGGTGAAGACGGCGGCTGTGTCCGTCAAGAAGGAATCGGAAGATCCTAATTACTATCACTACAACACGCAAG GGCGTGGGTAG
- the LOC125090469 gene encoding general transcription factor II-I repeat domain-containing protein 2B isoform X6 translates to MAQVQMSALPMENEESSESRMVVTFLVSALESMCKELAKSKAEVACIAMYETDVFVVGTERGRAFVNARTDLQKDFAKYCIAQETQEAKPPGPANGMPMESGETEILRKAVEDYFRFCYGKALGTTAMVPVPYEKMLQDPGAVAVQGLPEGVAFQPPENYGLATLKWILENKAGISFIINRPFLGPASQLGGPVVATDAKRSVTSPSESCGPVSVKTEPMEDSGTTVKTAAVSVKKESEDPNYYHYNTQESQHPCASGEVTEMELPMEDSTLRVPSETSEDPKAEVKIEGSTNSSSVTNSAAGVEDLNIVQVTVPDNEKERLSSIEKIKQLREQVNDLFSRKFGRCQDRFSFTEREIVSVTLPIANVQVSKAVPEATVADRPHCHWTGRILTPRP, encoded by the exons ATGGCCCAAGTGCAAATGTCTGCTCTGCCCATGGAAAACGAGGAGTCCTCGGAGAGCAGGATGGTAGTGACGTTCCTCGTGTCTGCTCTGGAGTCCATG TGTAAAGAACTGGCCAAGTCCAAGGCAGAAGTGGCCTGCATCGCCATGTATGAGACAGACGTGTTTGTCGTTGGAACCGAGAGAGGACGTGCTTTCGTCAACGCCAGGACCGATTTACAGAAGGATTTTGCAAAATACT GCATTGCCCAAGAAACTCAGGAGGCCAAGCCCCCGGGCCCCGCAAACGGGATGCCAATGGAGTCAGGAGAAACGGAAATACTCAGAAAAGCGGTTGAGGACTATTTCCGCTTTTGTTACG GGAAAGCCTTGGGGACGACAGCAATGGTACCTGTTCCGTATGAGAAGATGCTGCAAGACCCCGGGGCCGTGGCCGTGCAGGGCCTTCCAGAAGGAGTGGCCTTTCAACCCCCTGAGAACTATGGTCTCGCCACCCTGAAATGGATCTTGGAGAACAAAGCGGGGATTTCATTCATCATAAACAG ACCTTTCCTAGGTCCAGCGAGTCAGCTAG GTGGGCCTGTGGTGGCCACAGACGCTAAGAGGTCGGTGACATCGCCAAGTGAAAG CTGCGGCCCCGTCAGTGTGAAAACTGAGCCCATGGAAGATTCCG GCACCACGGTGAAGACGGCGGCTGTGTCCGTCAAGAAGGAATCGGAAGATCCTAATTACTATCACTACAACACGCAAG AAAGCCAGCATCCTTGTGCCAGCGGCGAAGTAACAGAAATGGAGTTACCCATGGAAG attccACTCTGCGTGTCCCTTCAGAAACGAGCGAGGACCCCAAAGCTGAGGTGAAAATTGAAG GAAGCACAAATTCATCCAGCGTCACAAATTCTGCGGCTGGCGTTGAAGATCTTAACATTGTTCAGGTGACAGTTCCAG ATAATGAGAAGGAAAGATTATCCAGCATTGAAAAGATAAAACAGCTAAGAGAACAAGTCAATGACCTCTTTAGCCGAAAATTTG GTAGATGCCAGGATCGTTTCTCTTTCACGGAGAGAGAAATTGTGTCTGTTACCTTGCCCATTGCCAACGTCCAAGTCAGTAAGGCTGTCCCAGAAGCAACAGTGGCTGACCGCCCCCACTGTCACTGGACGGGAAGGATCTTAACGCCTCGGCCGTAA
- the LOC125090469 gene encoding general transcription factor II-I repeat domain-containing protein 2B isoform X5, whose amino-acid sequence MAQVQMSALPMENEESSESRMVVTFLVSALESMCKELAKSKAEVACIAMYETDVFVVGTERGRAFVNARTDLQKDFAKYCIAQETQEAKPPGPANGMPMESGETEILRKAVEDYFRFCYGKALGTTAMVPVPYEKMLQDPGAVAVQGLPEGVAFQPPENYGLATLKWILENKAGISFIINRPFLGPASQLGGPVVATDAKRSVTSPSESCGPVSVKTEPMEDSGTTVKTAAVSVKKESEDPNYYHYNTQESQHPCASGEVTEMELPMEDSTLRVPSETSEDPKAEVKIEGSTNSSSVTNSAAGVEDLNIVQVTVPDNEKERLSSIEKIKQLREQVNDLFSRKFGEAIGADFPVKVPYRKITFNPGCVVIDGMPPGVVFKAPGYLEISSMRRILDAAEFIKFTVIRPLPGLELSNVNV is encoded by the exons ATGGCCCAAGTGCAAATGTCTGCTCTGCCCATGGAAAACGAGGAGTCCTCGGAGAGCAGGATGGTAGTGACGTTCCTCGTGTCTGCTCTGGAGTCCATG TGTAAAGAACTGGCCAAGTCCAAGGCAGAAGTGGCCTGCATCGCCATGTATGAGACAGACGTGTTTGTCGTTGGAACCGAGAGAGGACGTGCTTTCGTCAACGCCAGGACCGATTTACAGAAGGATTTTGCAAAATACT GCATTGCCCAAGAAACTCAGGAGGCCAAGCCCCCGGGCCCCGCAAACGGGATGCCAATGGAGTCAGGAGAAACGGAAATACTCAGAAAAGCGGTTGAGGACTATTTCCGCTTTTGTTACG GGAAAGCCTTGGGGACGACAGCAATGGTACCTGTTCCGTATGAGAAGATGCTGCAAGACCCCGGGGCCGTGGCCGTGCAGGGCCTTCCAGAAGGAGTGGCCTTTCAACCCCCTGAGAACTATGGTCTCGCCACCCTGAAATGGATCTTGGAGAACAAAGCGGGGATTTCATTCATCATAAACAG ACCTTTCCTAGGTCCAGCGAGTCAGCTAG GTGGGCCTGTGGTGGCCACAGACGCTAAGAGGTCGGTGACATCGCCAAGTGAAAG CTGCGGCCCCGTCAGTGTGAAAACTGAGCCCATGGAAGATTCCG GCACCACGGTGAAGACGGCGGCTGTGTCCGTCAAGAAGGAATCGGAAGATCCTAATTACTATCACTACAACACGCAAG AAAGCCAGCATCCTTGTGCCAGCGGCGAAGTAACAGAAATGGAGTTACCCATGGAAG attccACTCTGCGTGTCCCTTCAGAAACGAGCGAGGACCCCAAAGCTGAGGTGAAAATTGAAG GAAGCACAAATTCATCCAGCGTCACAAATTCTGCGGCTGGCGTTGAAGATCTTAACATTGTTCAGGTGACAGTTCCAG ATAATGAGAAGGAAAGATTATCCAGCATTGAAAAGATAAAACAGCTAAGAGAACAAGTCAATGACCTCTTTAGCCGAAAATTTG gTGAAGCCATCGGGGCAGACTTCCCCGTGAAGGTCCCCTACAGGAAGATCACGTTCAACCCTGGCTGTGTGGTGATCGACGGCATGCCCCCGGGCGTGGTCTTCAAGGCCCCTGGCTACCTGGAAATCAGTTCCATGCGAAGGATCTTGGATGCCGCAGAATTTATCAAATTCACGGTCATCAG ACCCCTTCCAGGCCTGGAGCTTAGCAACG TGAATGTTTAG
- the LOC125090469 gene encoding general transcription factor II-I repeat domain-containing protein 2B isoform X4 yields MAQVQMSALPMENEESSESRMVVTFLVSALESMCKELAKSKAEVACIAMYETDVFVVGTERGRAFVNARTDLQKDFAKYCIAQETQEAKPPGPANGMPMESGETEILRKAVEDYFRFCYGKALGTTAMVPVPYEKMLQDPGAVAVQGLPEGVAFQPPENYGLATLKWILENKAGISFIINRPFLGPASQLGGPVVATDAKRSVTSPSESCGPVSVKTEPMEDSGTTVKTAAVSVKKESEDPNYYHYNTQESQHPCASGEVTEMELPMEDSTLRVPSETSEDPKAEVKIEGSTNSSSVTNSAAGVEDLNIVQVTVPDNEKERLSSIEKIKQLREQVNDLFSRKFGEAIGADFPVKVPYRKITFNPGCVVIDGMPPGVVFKAPGYLEISSMRRILDAAEFIKFTVIRRWPLPGAACPRTDELCCFHCVSLPSDPFQAWSLATWEKGR; encoded by the exons ATGGCCCAAGTGCAAATGTCTGCTCTGCCCATGGAAAACGAGGAGTCCTCGGAGAGCAGGATGGTAGTGACGTTCCTCGTGTCTGCTCTGGAGTCCATG TGTAAAGAACTGGCCAAGTCCAAGGCAGAAGTGGCCTGCATCGCCATGTATGAGACAGACGTGTTTGTCGTTGGAACCGAGAGAGGACGTGCTTTCGTCAACGCCAGGACCGATTTACAGAAGGATTTTGCAAAATACT GCATTGCCCAAGAAACTCAGGAGGCCAAGCCCCCGGGCCCCGCAAACGGGATGCCAATGGAGTCAGGAGAAACGGAAATACTCAGAAAAGCGGTTGAGGACTATTTCCGCTTTTGTTACG GGAAAGCCTTGGGGACGACAGCAATGGTACCTGTTCCGTATGAGAAGATGCTGCAAGACCCCGGGGCCGTGGCCGTGCAGGGCCTTCCAGAAGGAGTGGCCTTTCAACCCCCTGAGAACTATGGTCTCGCCACCCTGAAATGGATCTTGGAGAACAAAGCGGGGATTTCATTCATCATAAACAG ACCTTTCCTAGGTCCAGCGAGTCAGCTAG GTGGGCCTGTGGTGGCCACAGACGCTAAGAGGTCGGTGACATCGCCAAGTGAAAG CTGCGGCCCCGTCAGTGTGAAAACTGAGCCCATGGAAGATTCCG GCACCACGGTGAAGACGGCGGCTGTGTCCGTCAAGAAGGAATCGGAAGATCCTAATTACTATCACTACAACACGCAAG AAAGCCAGCATCCTTGTGCCAGCGGCGAAGTAACAGAAATGGAGTTACCCATGGAAG attccACTCTGCGTGTCCCTTCAGAAACGAGCGAGGACCCCAAAGCTGAGGTGAAAATTGAAG GAAGCACAAATTCATCCAGCGTCACAAATTCTGCGGCTGGCGTTGAAGATCTTAACATTGTTCAGGTGACAGTTCCAG ATAATGAGAAGGAAAGATTATCCAGCATTGAAAAGATAAAACAGCTAAGAGAACAAGTCAATGACCTCTTTAGCCGAAAATTTG gTGAAGCCATCGGGGCAGACTTCCCCGTGAAGGTCCCCTACAGGAAGATCACGTTCAACCCTGGCTGTGTGGTGATCGACGGCATGCCCCCGGGCGTGGTCTTCAAGGCCCCTGGCTACCTGGAAATCAGTTCCATGCGAAGGATCTTGGATGCCGCAGAATTTATCAAATTCACGGTCATCAG gAGGTGGCCGCTTCCGGGAGCTGCATGTCCGAGGACAGATGAACTCTGTtgctttcactgtgtctctctcccttcagACCCCTTCCAGGCCTGGAGCTTAGCAACG TGGGAAAAAGGAAGATAG